Below is a window of Sulfurisphaera ohwakuensis DNA.
AAAGTAGTATCAATACTCATAATTTTGGTAGTGGCAATAGCTACTGGAGTCTCAGTAACTCTTGTTTCACAAACTCAAGGCCTCATAAATACTGTAGAACAAGATGTCTTGTATTTAGGTCCTAATACTGTACTTGTGGAGAATGCAGGAAATGTAAACATAATTAACGGTCACGAAATACAGCTCAACTCAACACTAATAAACTATTTCAGTAAAATACCCCACGTTAAGGAAGTATATCCAGTAGTATGCATAACTGGAAGCATGGACTTGTCTGGCTACAAGAGGAATATAACTATAATAGGGATTTCAAATTACAGTATTTTAGGAGACTACGATATAGTATACGGAAAGCTAGCTACATCAGCAAATGCTGGAATAATGCTTCCCTATACACTTTTTAAATCCTTTGACTTAGTTGGAAAGGAAGCAGAGCTAAACATCTCTGGACACATTATTAAACTCAGGATTACAGGAATAATAAATTACTCTACTATACAACTGCTAGATTTCACAATTTCTTCTAAAGATGTTATTATTCCACTCTCGATTTTGCAAGACTCTCTTGGCATTAGTCAGTACAAGTTAGTTGTAATTAAAGTAGATAACCCGGTTTATGACAACTTTGTTACATCATATATAAAGACCTTCTTGGGCCCAACAGTTATAGTTCAAGGTGTAGGATTTCAAGGAATATCAGTTGCAATTTATTATAGTAACTTACTTATAATATCTGCAGAACAATTAGCACAAGCATATCTTAAAAGTATAAATATTAATCAAGGACTTTCTCAATTTATCAGTATAATTGCAGATGTGATATCAGTAGCATCGATAACTTTAGTTCTAACACTCTCAACTTTTAGTCAAGTTAAAGATATTGGAATATTTAGGACTTTAGGAATGAAGAGAAAGGATATAGCAGTAGAGAAGCTTATAGAAGCACTCTATGGCGGATTAATAGGCTCACTTATAGGAACAAGTTTGAGCATCTTATTTGGGGGATATATTCATGTGTTTTCATCTGCCTTTAGTTACACGCCAATTTTTTCGTCAAAGGAATTGGTGGAGTTATTTTCTTTAGGAGTTATTACTGCATTACTTGGAAGTATATACCCTATTGTATGGATAATTAAGTTGACTCCAGTAGAAACCATAAGGAGGGGTGAGATGTGAAGTTCAGTGACATATTTGAACTGGCTATAACCGATATA
It encodes the following:
- a CDS encoding ABC transporter permease, with the translated sequence MKVKDLFWIAFLSFFSNKVVSILIILVVAIATGVSVTLVSQTQGLINTVEQDVLYLGPNTVLVENAGNVNIINGHEIQLNSTLINYFSKIPHVKEVYPVVCITGSMDLSGYKRNITIIGISNYSILGDYDIVYGKLATSANAGIMLPYTLFKSFDLVGKEAELNISGHIIKLRITGIINYSTIQLLDFTISSKDVIIPLSILQDSLGISQYKLVVIKVDNPVYDNFVTSYIKTFLGPTVIVQGVGFQGISVAIYYSNLLIISAEQLAQAYLKSININQGLSQFISIIADVISVASITLVLTLSTFSQVKDIGIFRTLGMKRKDIAVEKLIEALYGGLIGSLIGTSLSILFGGYIHVFSSAFSYTPIFSSKELVELFSLGVITALLGSIYPIVWIIKLTPVETIRRGEM